A stretch of the Ornithodoros turicata isolate Travis chromosome 4, ASM3712646v1, whole genome shotgun sequence genome encodes the following:
- the LOC135393542 gene encoding myophilin-like: MRQLKKGEIEQKEWEDTLEPHQRDSTKESQILMWIWNCLEVVTTLDYEQFLKDGVALCKLMNHIKPGSITDEILPGGNFRERRRNIELFLRAIEKYGVPKHLLFKNEDLHLLQHLPRVTRCIFALGRLVDEDEDYTGPKLGDEPYDPVNRAAGRRRGGMPLGDDIYVAHVNVRNVIQRLPSLVEGEQPITIG, translated from the exons ATGCGCCAACTGAAAAAGGGAGAGATCGAGCAGAAGGAGTGGGAGGACACCCTGGAACCGCATCAG CGGGACAGTACGAAGGAAAGCCAGATCCTCATGTGGATCTGGAACTGTCTGGAGGTCGTCACCACTTTGGACTACGAACAGTTCCTCAAAGACGGTGTGGCTCTTTGCAA GCTAATGAATCACATCAAGCCAGGTTCCATAACGGACGAAATATTGCCCGGTGGGAACTTCCGCGAACGGCGTCGAAACATTGAGCTCTTCCTGAGAGCCATTGAAAAGTACGGAGTGCCCAAACATCTGCTCTTCAAGAACGAGGACCTTCACCTTCTACAACATCTTCCCAGGGTCACAAGGTGCATCTTTGCACTCGGAAGACTG GTTGATGAGGACGAAGACTACACGGGTCCGAAGCTAGGAGACGAACCCTACGATCCAGTGAACCGTGCCGCTGGACGGCGACGTGGAGGCATGCCCTTGGGAGACGACATCTACGTTGCGCACGTCAATGTCCGAAACGTCATCCAACGCCTGCCTAGTCTCGTAGAAGGCGAGCAGCCAATTACGATTGGCTGA